The Flammeovirga yaeyamensis genome segment ATTTGGTTTAATTGTTAAGGGGAGAGAAACTTACTTTTTTAAGGTAAGTTTCTTTTATTTTATACTGAAAATGATTCGTATTCAAATTCCAATGGATTAGGGAATAAGAATTCAAAGCCAATTTTAGATGTAATTTTATCGCTATTAATAATCTTGAATGCAGGCGGTGTTTCTGGATTAATGTATGTGGGTAAAATGTACTCTCCGAACTTAGCTGTTGATTCGTAAACAAGACGTTTTGGAGGGTGTTCGGGAGCAACTAAGTTAAATACTTTATTCCATGCATTGTGATCGTTTAAATCAAGAATATGTAAAATGGCACGAATAACATCGTCTCTAAAAACATAATTTACAGGGATATCTCCATAATTTAAATCCTTTTTACCGTCTACATATTTGGCAGGAATACGGTCATATCCCATTAATCCACCAAGTCTTAATATTGTAGCATCCAAATCCGTATTAATTCTTAATACTTCTTCTGCCAATAAAATTGATTTTGCTTTAGGTGAAGTAGATGTTGGTGAGTTTTCATTTATCTCTTTATTGGAATTCTCATAAATCCCTGTTGAACTAGTGTAAATCACCTTATTAACAGGTAGATTCTCAATAGCATCTTTAATTACCTTTATTTGTTCCGCATGATACGTTTGTAATTGATGTTGTCTGAACCTTGGAGGGATACAAATAACTACAGCATCAGTATCTAATAGATCATTTAATTGATCTATATCTGCTATAGTTGGAGAAAAGTTTAGGTTGTAAGCTTTAACTCCCATTTCACGTAGCTTTAAGATTTTAGATTCAGTAGTTGTACTGGCTTTTACTTGATAGCCCTTTTCCAACAGTTTTTCCACTAAAGGAAATCCAAGCCATCCAGCACCAATAACACTTACTTTTTTAATCTCAGAGAATTTCATAATAGTCTGTTTGGTCTATAATTATTATTCAAAACAAGTTATTAATTGATACCATCAAGTACAACCTCTTTCTTATAAATGTTGCATTATATCTATAAAACCGAGTGTTTTTAGGTGCCGTTTTACATGGTGGTACGTTTCTCTTTATCCCGAACATCAAAAAAAAATGGTGGTGCGATTCTTCAAATTCTCTCCCTTACTTTTAACTCACAACTATTTGCGAAGAGTGCTCTCTTCAATTTTTAAAATGAAATGAAAATGAAAAAAACACTAACTAAACTACTCCTCTATTCCGGAGTGGTTCTTTTTGGGCTTAGTGGTGCACAAAATGTCTATGCACAACAAGCCGACGGAACCGAAGTGTATCTTCAGGGCTTCCATTGGGAGTCTGCAGATCCAGCAAAAAAAGATTGGTGGTTAAACCTCCAAACTAAAGTTCCAGCTATTAAATCAGCAAGTATTGATGGGGTATGGTTACCTCCTTCTTCAGATGCAGGAGATAGAGCTGGGTATCTTCCAAGAAAATGGTACGATCTAGAATCTGATTATGGTACAGAGCAAGAACTAAGAGATTTAATCTCCTCTTTAAATCAAGATGGGGTGATTTCTATTGCTGATATTGTCATCAACCATAGAGTGGGTTGTACAAGTTGGGCAGATTTCTGTGAGCCAGCTTTAGGTTGTCAAGCCATCACTTCTGATGATGAAGTAAACCAACAATTCCCAGGAGATGGTTGTGGAGACTTCGACACAGGTACTCCTTACAGTGCAGCTCGTGATATCAACCACAGAGATTCTGAAACACGTCAAGCAATTAAAGACTGGATGAATTGGTTGAAAAATGACGTTGGATATTCTGGTTGGAGATATGATTTTGTTCATGGCTTTGGCGCAGAGTTTTTTGCTGAATATAACAATGCCACTTCTCCGTACATTTCTATTGGAGAAAACTGGACAAGTGATACTCAGGCGATTGTTAATTGGATGGACGGTACTCAACAAACATCCACGGCATTTGATTTTCCATTAAAGTTTGCACTACATGAGGCAGTAAACGGTAATTATGGTGCTCTAAACAATGGAGGTAAAATGCCAGGTGTTGCAGGTGTTTGGCCGCAAAACTCTGTGACTTTCTTAGAAAACCACGATACAGAGCCAGTGAGACAAGGTGATCACCCAGGAACATCATTTCCAAATGATCCATCAACTAACTCACAAGTTCTTCAAGGGTATGCTTATATTTTAACTCACGCAGGTAGCCCTATGGTATTCTATTCTCACCTTTTCGATTATGGTCTTTACGATGATATCTCGAAAATGGTAGCGATAAGAAAAGCCAATGGTATTCATAACAATAGTACTGTAAACATTCAGCAATCCGATGGAAATGGATATGCTGCAATTATTGATAATAGTGTAGCTGTACGATTAGGTAACACCTCATGGTCTCCTTCAGGTAGTGGATGGATCTTACAATCTGATGGTTTAAACTATTCGATTTGGAGCAAACAAGATATTGACCAAGAACCAATTGTGAGTATTAGTCCAGATGTGATGCAATCATTTGATCCTATTACTGTAACGATTTCATCTGATGATGACCGTGATGGTGCACTGCCTATTTACTATACTCTAGATGGTACAGAACCAACTACGTCATCTTCAGTTTACAGTGATAATAACCCAATTGTTCTAACTGCAACAACAACTGTAATTGCTAAATCATTTGATAGTTCAGGAAACTCAGGTAGAGATGAAAGAACCTATTATGTAGGTGAAGAACTTCCTGAAATGAAGGTATATGTACATAAACCTGCAGGATGGGGAACATTATATGCACATCATTGGAGTGCAATACCTTCTGGAGTTGTAGAAGACTCAGAATGGCCAGGTAAAGTGATGACCAAAGTGGAGGGTACAGAAGGCTGGTATATGATTAGCTTAGCGGGTACTGAAAGTTCAAATTTTGTGTTCCATGATTTCAATGGTAATCAAGATGAAGATATTCTTATATCAGGTTCTTCTTGGTACAGAGAAGGTGTAGTGACAAACGAGTGTACTATCGATTGTCCAGATGAAGACACCACAGTTGTTATGGTTTCGATTACACCTGCATCAACCACTTTTGAAAATGAAATGACTGTTTCTTTAAATGGAACAACAGGATCAAACATATATTATACTACAGATGGATCAACTCCTTCTAATGGTTCGAATGTATATTCTAATCCATTCCCAATTACAGAGACAACAACAATTTCTGCAATAGCTTATCTAAATGGATCATCTTCTGAGGTGAAATCAGAAACGTACACCCTATTCGTTGATGAAGATACAACGGTAATTATTCCTGATAAACCAGCTAAAAAATCAGATTTTACTTGGGATAATGCAACAGTCTACTTTACAATGACGGACCGTTTCTATGATGGCGATCCATCAAATAATAATGCATATGGTAGAGGAACAAATGGTAATGGTCAGCCATATACAGACGACTCATCAGCAGGTGAATTCCATGGTGGTGATTTAAAAGGTATGACAGCTAAGCTTCGTGAAGGTTACTTTGAGTCTATTGGCGTAAATGCCATCTGGATTACTTCTCCTGTTGAGCAAATGCACGGATGGGTAGGCGGATCTTCTGATGGTTCATTCAGACACTATGGTTACCATGGTTACTATGCAATGGACTGGACTGAAATTGACCAAAACATGGGTACTGAAAACGACTTCGTTGAATTTATTGATGAAGCCCATAGTAGAGGAATTCGTGTGGTTGTCGATGTGGTAATGAACCATACAGGTTATGTGACAATGCACGATATGGAGCAATACAACTACGGTAGTTTAGATCCAGCATGGAAAACATGGCAGCCAGCAGGAGGAGAATCATGGCATTCATACCACGAGAAGTTTATTGATTATAACAGTGGTGGAACTTGGTTGTCAAATTATTGGGGACCAGAGTGGATGCGTCACCCAGATATTGATGGCTACGATGGTTGTTCATCAGGCGGTGGAATTGATAACTGTGTTGGTTTCCTTCCTGATTTAAAAACGGAAGATGTTGCTCCTGTAGGTATCCCTGCCATCTTAGTTAATAAGTGGACGCAAGAAGGAACTTATGATCAGAAAAAAGCAGAATTAGATGCCTTCTTTAGTCAAACAGGTTTACCAAGAGTGGTATCAAACTACATGATTTTCTGGTTGACAGACTGGGTTAGAAAATATGGTATTGATGGTTTTAGAGTGGATACAGCCAAGCACGTTGAGTTGGACCGTTGGGCAAGATTAAAACAATATGCTATCCAAGCTTTAAAAGATTGGAAAGAAGAAAACCCGGACAAAGCGATGGACGACGAGGAATTTTGGATGACAGCTGAAGTTTGGGGTCATGGTAAAAACAAATCAGAATATCACTCAGTAGGTCAGTTTAATTCAGTAATTAATTTTGGATTAAAGAACGATGCCAGGGTTGCTAGCAGAGATGCTTCTTCTTTAGAATCTTTATTCTCCGAATATGCAACTATCAATGATGATCCAACTTGGAACTCTCTAAGTTACCTGTCATCTCATGATGTAGTGCCATTATTTGATAGAAATAGCCTACAAGCTGCAGGTCCTGGTTTCTTATTATTACCAGGTGGTATTCAGATTTTCTATGGTGACGAATCGGGCCGTCCAGAAGGTGGATGGAGTGATGCTGAACAAAACACACGTTCAGACATGAACTGGGGTAACTTTAATCAAGCACAACATGATGTTTGGAAAAAGTTAGGTACTTTCCGTAGAGATCACCCATCAGTAGGTGCAGGTTCTCACCAAAAAATTGGAGATGCTCCATATACTTTTGTTCGTGAATATAATAACGATGATAAAGAAATTTATGACAAAGTTATTGTAGCGATTGGAGCAAATGGACAAGTATCATTTGATGTAAATGGTCACTTTGCAGACGGGGATACGATTATTGATCGTTACACTGGGGCAATGGATATAATCGAAAACGGAAGTGTTTCATTCACAGCAGATAGTGAGGGAATCATCTTACTAGAAGATATTAATTACCAACCAATCATCTCTCCTAAGATTTCTATGACTGCAGGTGTGTATGATCCGAATAGTGTTGCAGTGACTATCACAGTAACAGATAAAGAAGATCCAAACCCTGTGGTGTATCTTACTAAAGATGCAAATGAAACGAAGGACAATTACTTGAACTGGACAAAATTATCGGCTCAAGATACTAGCTTTACAGTGACAACAACTACAACTGTAAAAGTGGTTGCTATAAATGCAAATGGAATCATGTCAACGGGGGAAGAGAAGTACCAAGTCGGCGCTATAGATCCCATTAATATCTGGGTTTACAGACCAAGTACTTGGGGTTCTCCCTATATTCATTTGTTTGATGCTACTCCTACTGGTATTACCGAAGATACTGTTTGGCCAGGGCAAGAAATGAATTTAGTGAGTGGAGAATGGTATCATGTTGCTGTTGAAGCATTATCTGTTGGTGTGGTTGCAAATAACAACGGTGGAGAACAGTTAGAAGATTACACTGTCACGAAAGATAGTTGGTACAAAGACGGACAATGGTATAGTCAATGTCCTGGCGAATGTCCAGGTGAACAAGGTCCAACAGTTAGCATTAACCCTAGCACAGGAAATTACCCTATAGGCGATTTAAATGTGACCATGACAGCTACATTTGATGGTGTGATTTATTATACAACAGACGGTACAGCTGCTGATACGACAAGTACTCCATACAGCGGAGGGTTTGTAGTGAGTGGTCAAGATGGGGACATAGTAACTGTTCGTGCAATTGCAAAAAATGAAGCTGGAGTATCTGATGAAGTAACAGCTACATATACTTTCAAAGATGAAGCAACATTTGTGTTTTATGCAAAAGGTTATTCTCATGCTTATTATTGGGAAGTACAAGAAAATGGAGTGATAACAATCGAAAACCCAGTTTCTTGGCCTGGAGTTGCCATGGAAGATGCTTCAGAAATTGGCTCAGGTTGGAAAAAAATTACTGTTACTGGAGGTACTTGTTCGAATGTCATCTTCTCTAATGGAGGTGGAGGTCAAACAGGAGATCTTACTACTTGTGGAAACGAGGGTATGGGTTACGAAAATGGGCAATGGATTGAAATTGGTCCAGATACGGTTAAGCCAACTTTAGGTTTGACTCCTGCTGCTGAATTCCAAGGATCAGGAACAGTAACAATTACTGCTACAGATAATAAGACTGCTTCTCCTAAAATTTATTACACAACTGATGGTTCTACACCAACAGAGTCATCATTAAGTGGATCGGGGGCAGTAAATATTGAACTGAATACACCGGGAACATATACAGTAAAAGCATTTGCAAAAGATGAAGCTGGTAATGTTAGCGATGTCGCAATGGAAACGTATACAGTTGTTGAAGTAACAGCAGGATTTAGAGTTTATTTCCAAGGAGTAAGTAATCCACTAATTCATTATTGGGGGGCATCTCCTGCAGGATCTTACCCAAGTACAAGTTGGCCTGGAGTAAGCCTAATGGAGGCAAACGGTGAAGATGCTGGATGGTATTATTATGAATTCCCATCAAGTGTGAATTCCATAAACCTATTATTTCATAACAATGCAGGGTATAAATCTCCTGACTTAACTAGAGATAAAGAAGGTTGGTATAAAAACGGAGTCTGGTACGATGCTAAACCTCCTCAACCAACAGGCTTAACCGTACATTTCAAGAGCCCTTGGGGAAATAGTACTAGAATTCACTATTGGAATGCTTCTAATGGAAGTGCTTCAGCTTGGCCAGGAGAGTTGATGGAGAATGAAGGAAATGCATGGTATTCTTATACTATAGAAGGAGCAAGCTCATCGAATCTACTTTTCCATAATGGAAGTGGAGAACAAACATCCGATATGTCTAGAGATAGAGAGGGGTGGTATAAAGATGGTGTTTGGTATGATTCCAATCCAGAATCAAGTGGAACTAGGTTAATCAATCTAGAAGAGAGAATCGATTTATCGGTATATCCAACTATGGTTCAGCATAAATTTACAGTTCAACTTACTGCTGATAATCAAATGAGAGCACAATTTAGTTTGTACGATCTAAATGGTAGACTTCAGTACTCTGAACAAAGAGAATTATTATACGGAAATCAGAAAATTGAAATGAATGCACAAAACCTATCCACAGGTATGTATATTCTAAAAGTACAAATTGATGATGAAGTAATGATTCGGAAAATTTATAAAAACTAATTGATTTACAAGAGTGTACAATGTTTTCGTTGTACACTCTTTTTCATACATCGAAATCATAATTTTATTCTTATTTCTTGAATATTAGATAAAATTGAGTTAAAATTAGATACTTTTTATATCTACACGATTTATACTATACAAGTATGAACGATTTATTACTGTCTACACTTAATTTTTAATTACTATCACTACTCACATGAGCATTTTTACCAGCTTTGGTACGACAAAAAGAACAATATTTCTGTCCACTTTATTATTGATTTTTGGGGTATCTGCTTATTCATCAGATCATATAACAATTACGATAAAACATCTACCAGATTACACACCAAAGGAAACCGAAATATTTTTAGTGACTTCTTATAATAATTGGAATCCTAGAGATGAAAATTTCCAACTAAAAAAGAATAGTCAAGGAGAGTTTTTTATTACTCTTCCTAAAAGAGATAAACCATTTCAATATAAGTTTACAAGAGGGACTTGGTTGCAAGTAGAAGGAAATGATATTGGGGAAATAAAACAGAACAGGTGGTATGACCCAAAAGGTCCTGAACAAATTGATGTAGTGATTATGTCATGGCAAGACATGGCAAAAAAATATTTAAATAGGGTGAAAATCATCGTGAATGAAACTCCAGATGAAACGCCTTATGATGCCACTCTTTTTATTGCAGGTGATTTTAATAATTGGAATCCTAGAGACCCTGAAAGTAAGATGTCTAAACACCCAGATGGTAAGTACTATTTATCTTTACCTCTTGGATTGAAGAAATTTCAATATAAAATAACAAGAGGTAGTTGGGAGTCTGTAGAAGGTAGAGATAACGGTAGAGCCATTCATAATAGAAAATACGATATTGATGTTGATGGATGGAAAACAGAAATTAAGGTCAATTCATGGGAAGATTTATCGGGAAATACGATGACCCCATATATGTTCTTACTTCTTTTAGGAGCATTTCAGGGTTTATTATTGATCCTTTCTATTTTTGGTATTCAAGAAAATAACAGAAAAGCCAATGTTGTATTAATTACTCTCATTTTATTAACCTCAATTGCAATTATATGTAGAGTAGGGACATTCTACAGAGATATTTTTAATGCAGCACCTAAGCTGTACTTGTTCCCAGAAATGTTACTTTTCTTATACGGTCCTTTATTCTATTTATACATCAAATCTTTGACGATCAAAGAGAGTATAGATGCAAAGGATTATTTTAAAAGATTGGCTCCTTTCATGATCCAACTTTTAATTTATACACCGATGATAGCGATGCCTAAAGATGCATTTATCGATTCGGTCATCAATTTTAAATATGCGTGGTTTTATCAAACAGTAGGTGGGATTGGATTACTATTCTCTGCTTATTATTGGTGGAGATGTAGAGCAATATTAAAAAGTCAAGAAGAAGAAAGTGCAGCATTATTATCAGAAGATAGAAATTTAAATTATCTCAATGTTGTATTAACCGTTTATATGGTCTGCTTAGTCATTTGGGCTGTTTTATACATTGGAGGAGGAGCAGGGTTTATTTTTGATTTTGAATCACTGCCATTAATAGAGTTTTTGGTAGATGTGATGTGGTTTATTATTGCATGTGTATCTTTTATGATGGGTTACTATGCCATGAACCAACCAGAAATATTGAGAGTATCAGAATTAAAATCGACTCACAAAATTCCAGAAGAGGAAATGATATCCGAAGCGAATATTGGGAATTCAGAGGAACCTTCTGAAGGGTTGTCGAAAGAACTGTTGCTCATTAAAGATAAGCTAGGGGAGATGATGAAATCACAATTCTTATTCACCAATCCTAGGTTGACGTTGCCTGAATTGGCTAAAGCTTTAGAGACCAATACACACGATTTATCTAAAGTGATCAACGAAGGATATAACAAGAACTTTTATGATTTTGTCAATGCATACAGAGTAGAGGCATTTATCAAAGAAGTATTATCCGATCAGAGACAAGAGTTAACTTATCTTGGACACGCTTATAATGTTGGATTTAATTCTAAAACAGCCTTCAATAGAGCATTTAAAAAAGAAACGGGTCAAACCCCAACACAGTATTTTAATCAGAAAAAACAGTTGATGTAGTTCATCAAATATTCAATAAAAAAACACTTACTTTGACATTGGTTTAAGGTAGGTGTTTTTTGTTACACAAGAAATTAAGCCAAAACAACAACTATTTTGGTTAATTGTTGTTTAAACAGATACAAATTCAAAATTAATCCAAATAAAGATAAGGATTAATTTAGCTTTTGTATTAATTTTGCTTTTCAACATAAATGGAATAGACAAACATCATGAGTTTCACTCCAGAAAATATATTAAAGGCGCTTTCTACAGTAGAAGAGCCCGATTTAAAAAAAGACTTGGTTACCTTAAACATGATTCGAGATGTTGAGGTAGATGGCAATAAAGTTTCTTTTACTGTTGTTTTAACAACACCTGCATGTCCTCTTAAAGAGTTGATTAGACAACGTTGTGAGGATGCAATTAAAAGAGATGTTTCTGAAGATCTTGAAATTACGGTTAATATGACTGCTGAGGTGACTTCAATTCAGCAAAAAGGTCCTGTTTTACCGGGAGTGAAAAACGTAATTGCTATTTCATCTGGTAAAGGTGGTGTTGGTAAATCTACTGTAACCGCAAATCTTGCATTAGCATTAGCAGAAACTGGAGCAAAAGTAGGTGTAATGGATGCCGATATTTACGGTCCATCTATTCCTACCATGTTTAACTGTGAAAACGCTCAGCCAGGTGTGGTGGTAAGAAATGGTAAGAATGTGATTATTCCTATTGAAAAATACGGAGTAAAATTACTTTCAATCGGATTCTTAACTCCTCCAGATAATGCAGTGGTTTGGAGAGGTCCAATGGCATCATCTGCCATCAGACAATTCTTTATGGATACGGATTGGGGAGATTTAGATTACTTACTAATTGATTTACCTCCAGGAACAGGAGATATCCATTTATCTTTAGTTCAAACAGCAAAGGTAACTGGAGCAGTAATCGTAACTACTCCACAAAAAGTAGCTTTAGCTGATGCGGTTAGAGGATACAAAATGTTTGCATCTAAGGATGTTAACGTTCCAATTTTGGGGGTTGTAGAAAATATGGCTTACTTTACACCTGCCGAACTACCTGATAATAAGTATTATCTGTTTGGTCAAGATGGTGGTAAAACTTTTGCTAGAAGATATGAAGTGCCTTTCTTAGGTGAAGTACCTTTAGTACAAAGTGTAAGAGAAGGTGGCGATGATGGTGTTCCTGTTGTTATGGAAGCGAACAATCCTGCGGGAGAAGCATTTATGACAATAGCAGAAGAGTTAGCAAGAAATATTGCGATCAGAAATGCTGAATTGCCAGAAACAGATAGAGTCGAAATAAAGACTTGGGAATAAATAAGAAATTAACCTTTAGGGGAATAAAAATATGAGTCAGACATTAATTGCAAGAGTAGAAGAGGCGTTGGATACAATCCGTCCTTATTTAGAAGCAGATGGAGGAAACGCCAAAATTGTTGACGTGACAGAGGATGGAATTGCCAAAGTTGAATTACTTGGAGCATGTGGATCTTGTCCAATGTCTGCAATGACACTTAAAGCTGGAATTGAACAAGCAATTATTAATGCTGTTCCAGAAGTGAAAAAAGTGGAAGCTATCAATATGGAAGAGTTCGAGGGAAATAATTAATTTCCTATTCGATATTTCTAATTGATAGGATAATATCATATCCTAAAAACACCTAACTCAAACTAATGGGCTAGGTGTTTTTTATTTTAAAGCCTAAATCAATAAAAAAATACATATGAACTTTGAATTACTAGTTGATTTACACATCAACGAATATAGACAAGGACCGGGGTCGGATGCTGAAACATTAAAAGCATTATCTTTTGTGGACTTCGCTCAAAAAGAAAACTTAAAAGTAGCAGATATTGGATGTGGTACAGGTGCATCAACGATCTGTTTAGCGAAGAAATTAAACGCAAAAATTACTGCTGTAGACCTTTTTTCTCAGTTTTTAGATATCCTGAAAAACAATGCTGAAAAAGCAGGTTTAGATAATATTGAAACACTTGAAGCCTCAATGACTGAACTTCCATTAGAAGAAGATTCATTTGATATCCTTTGGTCAGAAGGAGCTATTTACAATATGGGTTTTACAGAAGGTGTAAAACAATGGAAAAAGTACCTTAAAAAAGGTGGTTACTTATGTGTAAGCGAGATTACTTGGACCACTGCTGAACGTTCTAAAGAAATAAATGATTATTGGAATGAGGCCTACCCTGAAGTAGGTACGGCAGGGGAAAAAATCAAAGTATTGGAAGCTAATGGATATTCTCCTGTGGGATATTTTTACTTGAATCAAAATAGTTGGATTGAGGAGTATTATAAACCACTAATCAATAGTTTTCCAACCTTCCTAGAGAAGCATAATCACAGTGAAGATGCTAAGTTAATTGTGGCAGAAACTCAGGCTGAAATTGACTTGTACATGAAGCACAAGGAAGAGTATAGTTATGGGTTTTATGTGGCGAAGAGAGTTTTATAAGCTTGTCTTAACTAGCTACCTATTTGTCAGAAATCTCCAAAAAGCAAGATAAAAAAAACACCTAGCCCGACTTCAGTCGGACTAGGTGTACATTTGTTTCAACCCATGATTTCAATCATGGGATCACAACTATAAGGGCATATACAACCCCAAAGGGATAAATGCTTATTTTTGCATAATCGCCTCAATCTCCTCAATCTCGATAGGAATATTTTTCATCAAGTCGAAAGGCTCACCAGATTCTTGGATCACAAAATCGTTTTCGATTCTGATACCCATATTTTCTTCTCTGATATAAATACCGGGCTCTACAGTAAATACCATACCTGCTTCGAAAGTCTTATAACGATGTCCGTAATCGTGAACATCAACACCGATATGGTGAGAAGTACCGTGCATGAAATACTTTTTGTATGCAGGCCATTTTGGATCTTCGTTGTCTACATCTTCTTGAGTGATTAAACCTAAACCAATCAATTCTTCAGTCATAAGTTTACCCACTTCAACATGGTAATCCATTAAGTTATTGCCAGGAACGAGCATTTTTGCTGCTGCTTTGTGTACTCTAAGTACAGCTGAATATACTGCAGCCTGACGCTCCGTAAACTTACCGTTAACAGGAATAGTACGAGTTAAGTCAGATGCATAATTACCGTATTCACAGCCAAAGTCCATCAATAATAAATCGCCATCCTGACATACTTGGTCATTATCAATATAATGTAAGACACAAGCGTTAAATCCAGAAGCAATAATTGGAGTGTATGCATGTCTTCTAGAACCGTTACGAACGAACTCATGAGTGATTTCTGCTTCGATTTCGTATTCTTTAACACCCGGTTTTACAAAGTCTAACACTCTTCTAAAACCTTTTTCTGTAATATTACATGCCTTTTGCATCACATCAGTCTCGTACTTAGATTTTACGGTTCTGAGGTCGTGCATAATTGGAGATAGACGCTCTAATTTATGAAGAGGGAAGTTTCTTTTACATTCCTCAATAAAACGGTCATCTGGAGTCTGAACAGTGGTGTCTGCTCTTAGGTGTTCGTTGGTGTTTAAATAGATATATTCGCTATCGAAAACAAGGCTTTTGAATACATTATTGAATTCTGATAACCAATAAACAGTTTCTATTCCTGAAACCTCAGTTGCTTGTTCTTTGGTAAGTTTTGCACCTTCCCAAATAGCAATTTCATCGTTAGTTTCGATAAGGAATAATATCTCTTTATGTGCTGGATCTTTAGCATCTGGATTGATCACCAAGATACTTTTTTCTTGGTCTATACCACTCATCCAAAAAATGTCTGTATGTTGGATGAAAGGCATTGTTCCATCAGCACTTGTTGGCATGATATCGTTAGAATTGAAAACTGCTACTGAATTAGGTTGTAAACGTTCAACAAAACGTTTACGGTTTTCAATGAATAAGTTTTGATCGATTTTCTCGTATCTCATTAGAATTGATGTGTTTATATAAATTATTTAAGTATCTTACTCGATGAGTAGGAATTGATACCATTTTATCCAAGATAATAGGTATTCATTCTTACTTCCAATTCGAATTTACTTCTTCCGTTGATTTTTCAAAACTACATGACGATAAGACTAGCAAAACAATTGAAAAAAAATTACACTACGGCCAAAAATCACATACTTCTACTTTCACTATTGGCTTGTTTTGTAGTTAGTTATCCATCTTTTTCTTCTAATAAAGAAAGAGTGTGGGTGGTTTTTCACGATAAATGTGAAAATTCACCTTTAGATTTTTTTAACCAAAAAGTATGTAATGAGTATCTAAATCAATTAAAATTGATGGGGTTTGAACCTCAGACAGTGTCCAATTGGTTAAATGCCGCTACCATCGAATTATCTGATAAAAGAGATAGAGAATTACTCGAAAACTCATCATTTATTCAAGATATCAAAACAGTAAGGACAGACTGGGAACTAGGTACCTGTCAATGGCTTGCTGATGAAAATGATAAACAGCAATCTGCTTATGTGATTCATCAATTAAATACCAGGGAATTGGTAGATAATGGGGTACATGGGCATAATATACGAATTGG includes the following:
- a CDS encoding helix-turn-helix domain-containing protein yields the protein MSIFTSFGTTKRTIFLSTLLLIFGVSAYSSDHITITIKHLPDYTPKETEIFLVTSYNNWNPRDENFQLKKNSQGEFFITLPKRDKPFQYKFTRGTWLQVEGNDIGEIKQNRWYDPKGPEQIDVVIMSWQDMAKKYLNRVKIIVNETPDETPYDATLFIAGDFNNWNPRDPESKMSKHPDGKYYLSLPLGLKKFQYKITRGSWESVEGRDNGRAIHNRKYDIDVDGWKTEIKVNSWEDLSGNTMTPYMFLLLLGAFQGLLLILSIFGIQENNRKANVVLITLILLTSIAIICRVGTFYRDIFNAAPKLYLFPEMLLFLYGPLFYLYIKSLTIKESIDAKDYFKRLAPFMIQLLIYTPMIAMPKDAFIDSVINFKYAWFYQTVGGIGLLFSAYYWWRCRAILKSQEEESAALLSEDRNLNYLNVVLTVYMVCLVIWAVLYIGGGAGFIFDFESLPLIEFLVDVMWFIIACVSFMMGYYAMNQPEILRVSELKSTHKIPEEEMISEANIGNSEEPSEGLSKELLLIKDKLGEMMKSQFLFTNPRLTLPELAKALETNTHDLSKVINEGYNKNFYDFVNAYRVEAFIKEVLSDQRQELTYLGHAYNVGFNSKTAFNRAFKKETGQTPTQYFNQKKQLM
- a CDS encoding Mrp/NBP35 family ATP-binding protein, which translates into the protein MSFTPENILKALSTVEEPDLKKDLVTLNMIRDVEVDGNKVSFTVVLTTPACPLKELIRQRCEDAIKRDVSEDLEITVNMTAEVTSIQQKGPVLPGVKNVIAISSGKGGVGKSTVTANLALALAETGAKVGVMDADIYGPSIPTMFNCENAQPGVVVRNGKNVIIPIEKYGVKLLSIGFLTPPDNAVVWRGPMASSAIRQFFMDTDWGDLDYLLIDLPPGTGDIHLSLVQTAKVTGAVIVTTPQKVALADAVRGYKMFASKDVNVPILGVVENMAYFTPAELPDNKYYLFGQDGGKTFARRYEVPFLGEVPLVQSVREGGDDGVPVVMEANNPAGEAFMTIAEELARNIAIRNAELPETDRVEIKTWE
- a CDS encoding NifU family protein, encoding MSQTLIARVEEALDTIRPYLEADGGNAKIVDVTEDGIAKVELLGACGSCPMSAMTLKAGIEQAIINAVPEVKKVEAINMEEFEGNN
- a CDS encoding class I SAM-dependent methyltransferase; translated protein: MNFELLVDLHINEYRQGPGSDAETLKALSFVDFAQKENLKVADIGCGTGASTICLAKKLNAKITAVDLFSQFLDILKNNAEKAGLDNIETLEASMTELPLEEDSFDILWSEGAIYNMGFTEGVKQWKKYLKKGGYLCVSEITWTTAERSKEINDYWNEAYPEVGTAGEKIKVLEANGYSPVGYFYLNQNSWIEEYYKPLINSFPTFLEKHNHSEDAKLIVAETQAEIDLYMKHKEEYSYGFYVAKRVL
- a CDS encoding aminopeptidase P family protein translates to MRYEKIDQNLFIENRKRFVERLQPNSVAVFNSNDIMPTSADGTMPFIQHTDIFWMSGIDQEKSILVINPDAKDPAHKEILFLIETNDEIAIWEGAKLTKEQATEVSGIETVYWLSEFNNVFKSLVFDSEYIYLNTNEHLRADTTVQTPDDRFIEECKRNFPLHKLERLSPIMHDLRTVKSKYETDVMQKACNITEKGFRRVLDFVKPGVKEYEIEAEITHEFVRNGSRRHAYTPIIASGFNACVLHYIDNDQVCQDGDLLLMDFGCEYGNYASDLTRTIPVNGKFTERQAAVYSAVLRVHKAAAKMLVPGNNLMDYHVEVGKLMTEELIGLGLITQEDVDNEDPKWPAYKKYFMHGTSHHIGVDVHDYGHRYKTFEAGMVFTVEPGIYIREENMGIRIENDFVIQESGEPFDLMKNIPIEIEEIEAIMQK